Proteins encoded by one window of Moorella humiferrea:
- a CDS encoding 4Fe-4S dicluster domain-containing protein, whose amino-acid sequence MNVLVTYPERCVGCRICEQWCSWKHEGQVNPTKSRIRVHRVHSKYLNIPVTCMQCAKSPCIAACREGALRKDSATGAVIVDEEKCIGCRRCVRACPYGAVAIDKDKRIVLICDLCGGEPQCVAHCREGAIEYVSLALADRGHRAAYVETVVATMAAETKDGIKATGEGGCQ is encoded by the coding sequence ATGAACGTCCTGGTAACTTATCCCGAACGCTGTGTAGGATGCCGCATATGCGAGCAGTGGTGCTCCTGGAAGCATGAAGGACAGGTTAATCCCACCAAATCCCGGATACGGGTCCACAGGGTGCACAGCAAGTATCTAAATATCCCGGTTACCTGTATGCAGTGCGCCAAAAGCCCGTGTATTGCCGCCTGCCGGGAGGGGGCCCTGAGAAAAGATTCTGCTACAGGGGCCGTTATAGTGGACGAAGAAAAATGCATCGGCTGTCGTCGCTGCGTCCGCGCCTGCCCTTATGGCGCCGTGGCCATCGATAAGGATAAAAGGATCGTTCTCATATGCGATCTTTGTGGCGGTGAACCGCAGTGCGTGGCCCATTGCCGCGAGGGAGCCATCGAATACGTGTCCCTGGCCTTAGCCGATCGGGGCCACAGGGCCGCCTATGTGGAAACGGTTGTCGCCACCATGGCGGCAGAAACAAAGGACGGTATAAAAGCTACAGGGGAAGGGGGTTGCCAGTAA
- a CDS encoding aldehyde ferredoxin oxidoreductase family protein, whose translation MALKGLAGKILRVNLTSGSITKEPTPDDVFAGYIGARGVGAYLLLKELKAHTDPLGPDNKLIFLTGPVEGTLAPGANKITVTFRSPLTGTYSFSLCGGHLAPEVKFAGYDGIIIEGRADRPVYLWIDDDRVSLKDASHLWGKLTHATEDAIRAELKDDAIRVACIGPAGEKLSRFACIQSDYHREFGRGGAGAVMGAKNLKAIAVRGTGSVEVADPEALEALTEKVYGILAANLKARARRYYGTPEMVDGTNGLGYWGTRNFSTGYFEEGHNINAANMKEKIFVGSMSCYACPIACGKVSLIRSGPYAGTMIEGPEFESTGLLGANCGVSDLEALVKAVEICDIYGLDTMSAGAVASLAMECYEKGIITKEDTDGLELNFGNGEALVALMEKIARREGIGDLFAEGAKRAAEKLGVPELAMQVKGQEFATYEPRGCKGMGLGYAISPKGAHHMIAPTMGPETAGDGSKRFEYKGKAALVRETQFLMAVVDSLSLCSSMRFALGLKEQIDLYCAVTGLALDEAGAMLIGEKITNLERLFNLREGFDRKDDYLPSRMLKEKMPTGPSQGHLVELDPMLDEYYDLMGWDHEGRPTENRLAELGLAELWREVR comes from the coding sequence ATGGCCTTAAAAGGGCTGGCCGGAAAGATCTTAAGGGTAAATTTGACCAGTGGCAGCATTACCAAAGAGCCGACGCCTGATGATGTATTTGCCGGTTATATCGGCGCCCGCGGCGTAGGAGCTTACCTGTTACTTAAAGAACTCAAGGCCCATACTGACCCTTTGGGGCCCGACAACAAACTGATTTTCCTCACTGGACCCGTGGAAGGCACCCTGGCGCCGGGGGCCAATAAGATTACCGTGACCTTCCGTTCGCCCCTGACCGGGACCTATTCCTTTTCCCTGTGCGGCGGTCACCTGGCGCCGGAAGTGAAGTTTGCTGGTTATGACGGCATTATCATTGAAGGTCGGGCCGACCGCCCGGTTTACCTGTGGATTGACGACGACAGGGTGTCTTTAAAGGATGCCTCCCATCTATGGGGGAAACTCACCCATGCCACCGAGGACGCCATCCGGGCGGAATTAAAGGACGACGCCATCCGCGTAGCCTGCATCGGCCCTGCCGGGGAAAAACTAAGCCGCTTTGCATGTATACAGAGCGATTACCACCGGGAATTCGGCCGCGGCGGCGCCGGGGCCGTGATGGGTGCCAAAAACTTAAAGGCCATAGCCGTACGCGGCACAGGAAGCGTTGAGGTAGCCGACCCGGAAGCCCTGGAAGCCCTGACGGAAAAGGTCTACGGCATCCTGGCCGCAAATCTTAAAGCCAGGGCTCGGCGTTATTACGGCACACCGGAGATGGTAGACGGGACAAACGGCCTGGGCTACTGGGGCACCCGCAATTTCAGTACCGGCTATTTTGAAGAGGGACATAATATAAATGCGGCAAATATGAAAGAAAAAATATTCGTCGGCAGTATGTCCTGTTATGCCTGTCCCATCGCCTGCGGCAAAGTAAGTTTAATAAGAAGCGGTCCCTACGCCGGCACCATGATTGAAGGGCCCGAGTTTGAATCGACCGGCCTCCTGGGAGCCAACTGCGGCGTCTCCGACCTGGAGGCCCTGGTGAAGGCAGTGGAGATCTGTGATATCTACGGTCTGGATACCATGTCCGCCGGGGCTGTAGCCTCCCTGGCCATGGAGTGTTATGAAAAAGGAATAATTACCAAAGAAGATACCGACGGGCTGGAGCTTAATTTTGGCAACGGAGAAGCCTTGGTAGCCTTAATGGAAAAGATCGCCCGCAGAGAGGGTATCGGCGACCTCTTTGCTGAAGGGGCGAAACGGGCGGCGGAGAAGCTGGGCGTACCGGAGCTGGCCATGCAGGTCAAGGGGCAGGAATTCGCCACTTATGAACCGCGGGGCTGCAAGGGCATGGGCTTGGGTTACGCCATTTCACCTAAAGGAGCCCACCATATGATCGCGCCCACTATGGGGCCAGAGACAGCCGGCGACGGTAGTAAGCGCTTTGAATACAAAGGCAAGGCCGCCCTGGTGCGGGAAACCCAGTTTCTTATGGCGGTTGTCGACTCCCTTTCCCTGTGTTCCTCCATGCGTTTCGCCCTGGGATTGAAGGAACAGATAGATTTGTATTGCGCCGTTACGGGTTTGGCTTTGGACGAAGCGGGGGCCATGTTAATTGGCGAAAAGATAACCAACCTTGAGCGCCTATTTAATCTGCGGGAAGGTTTCGACCGCAAGGACGACTATCTACCATCGCGGATGCTCAAAGAAAAGATGCCCACCGGTCCCAGTCAGGGTCACCTGGTAGAGTTAGATCCTATGTTGGATGAATACTACGACCTCATGGGCTGGGACCATGAGGGCCGGCCGACGGAAAATAGGCTGGCTGAACTCGGTTTGGCCGAACTATGGCGGGAAGTTAGATAA
- a CDS encoding nucleoside kinase — MVKKIKVRLPEGKEKVCVAGTTILEILVTGKGPGEPLLALVKGEEVELTERLHDDVILVPITLKDPQGAAAYLRGLSFLLIKAVKDIFPEAGVTIEHSLGKGIYGEIHYTRKINERDIAVIKERMQQIVTADEKIERIEVKKEEAVRIFTLQGMTDKLRLLKYINLPRINLYRCGDLYDYFYGPMVPSMGYLKVFDLLYYDPGFILMYPQAGDPFHIPPFHDLPKLARIFKEAEEWANILDVGDVGALNDKVVSGEINEIILVNEGLHEKKIANIADMIYAGKDKIKIVLIAGPSSSGKTTFARRLSIQLRVLGLKPYPLSLDDYFVDREHTPKDESGNYDFESIRALDLELFNQHLAALLNGEEVEIPRFNFRTGLREWIGRKYKMEKDSVLVIEGIHGLNEILTSSVPRENKYKIYISALTQLNIDNHNRIPTTDSRLMRRIVRDYLYRGRDAATTILTWPQVRAGEEKNIFPYQEEADIMFNSALVYEMCILKKYAAPLLREIPVSSPAYLEAKRLLTFLSYFLEAEENAIPNNSIIREFIGGSCFE, encoded by the coding sequence ATGGTCAAAAAAATAAAGGTTCGGTTACCCGAAGGTAAAGAAAAAGTATGTGTTGCGGGGACAACAATCTTAGAAATTCTGGTTACAGGAAAAGGTCCGGGAGAACCCCTTTTAGCTTTGGTTAAGGGTGAGGAAGTAGAACTAACGGAAAGATTACACGATGATGTAATTTTAGTTCCCATAACCCTAAAGGACCCACAGGGAGCTGCCGCTTATCTCAGGGGTTTAAGTTTTTTATTGATTAAAGCAGTAAAAGATATTTTTCCCGAGGCCGGGGTGACAATTGAACATTCTCTGGGTAAGGGTATTTACGGTGAGATTCATTACACCAGAAAGATAAATGAACGGGATATTGCTGTGATTAAAGAAAGAATGCAGCAAATAGTTACGGCCGATGAAAAAATAGAAAGGATAGAAGTAAAAAAGGAAGAGGCTGTAAGGATATTTACTTTGCAGGGCATGACCGATAAGCTCAGGTTATTAAAGTATATAAATCTTCCCCGCATCAATCTTTATCGATGCGGCGATTTATATGATTATTTTTACGGGCCTATGGTGCCGTCCATGGGTTATTTAAAAGTATTCGACCTGCTTTATTATGACCCCGGCTTTATTTTGATGTATCCCCAGGCCGGAGACCCTTTTCACATACCACCCTTTCATGACCTCCCCAAGCTCGCCAGGATTTTTAAAGAGGCCGAGGAATGGGCTAACATCCTGGACGTTGGCGATGTTGGAGCGTTGAACGATAAAGTTGTGTCGGGAGAAATCAATGAAATAATCCTGGTAAATGAAGGCCTGCATGAAAAAAAGATTGCCAATATCGCCGACATGATATACGCGGGCAAAGATAAAATAAAAATTGTGCTTATTGCCGGCCCGTCTTCTTCAGGTAAGACTACTTTTGCCAGGAGGTTGTCAATACAGCTAAGAGTTTTAGGATTAAAACCTTACCCGCTGTCTTTGGACGATTACTTTGTCGACAGGGAACATACGCCAAAAGATGAAAGTGGGAATTACGATTTTGAGTCTATCAGGGCGCTGGACCTGGAGCTCTTTAACCAGCACCTTGCGGCCCTTTTAAATGGCGAAGAAGTAGAAATACCGCGGTTTAATTTTCGCACGGGATTGAGGGAATGGATCGGCAGGAAATATAAAATGGAAAAGGATTCCGTACTTGTGATTGAAGGCATTCACGGGCTAAATGAAATTTTGACTTCATCCGTGCCGCGCGAAAACAAATATAAAATCTACATCAGTGCCCTGACCCAGTTAAATATAGATAACCATAACCGCATACCCACTACTGACAGCAGGCTGATGAGGAGAATTGTTAGGGATTACCTGTACCGGGGCCGTGATGCCGCAACGACCATCCTTACCTGGCCGCAGGTCAGGGCAGGGGAAGAGAAAAATATTTTTCCTTACCAGGAAGAAGCCGACATTATGTTTAATTCTGCCCTGGTATATGAAATGTGTATTTTAAAGAAATATGCTGCACCTCTCCTGAGGGAGATACCCGTGAGCAGCCCGGCCTATCTGGAGGCTAAAAGGTTATTGACTTTTTTAAGTTATTTCCTGGAAGCCGAAGAAAATGCGATACCCAACAACTCGATTATAAGGGAGTTTATCGGCGGCAGCTGTTTTGAGTAA
- the flgL gene encoding flagellar hook-associated protein FlgL, with the protein MRITNRMLGQNVVNNINRNLEYMYRVQEQMSTGKRVNRPSDDPIVVARVLAFKTSIAANDQYKKNMEDAKGWIDASESALGMATDVLQRARELAVYGANGTMPEESMQALGEEVEQLLDEMVQVANTSYGGRYLFGGTVTTKVPFNKISDTNNLQYPVAYQGDTGSLNWEIAPGVVLPVNENGRKVFVEAVDDGSGGNLSLFKLLSDLSGALKSGDYGQVEASLGKFDQAIDHLLNIRAALGAKSNRMEMAMSRLNDTQIGLTTTMSKLEDVDLAETVMNYKNRENVYLASLATGAMVLQPSLIDYLR; encoded by the coding sequence GTGCGCATCACCAACCGCATGCTCGGCCAAAACGTCGTTAACAACATCAACCGCAACCTGGAATACATGTATCGAGTGCAAGAGCAGATGTCCACCGGCAAGAGGGTCAACCGCCCTTCCGACGACCCCATCGTCGTGGCCCGGGTCCTCGCCTTTAAAACCTCCATTGCCGCCAATGACCAGTATAAAAAGAACATGGAAGACGCCAAGGGCTGGATCGACGCCTCGGAAAGCGCCCTGGGCATGGCCACCGATGTGCTCCAGCGGGCTAGGGAATTGGCGGTCTACGGAGCCAACGGCACCATGCCAGAGGAGTCTATGCAGGCCCTGGGCGAGGAGGTCGAACAGCTCCTCGACGAGATGGTGCAGGTCGCTAACACTTCTTACGGTGGCCGTTACTTGTTTGGCGGCACCGTCACCACGAAGGTTCCTTTCAATAAAATTAGCGACACTAACAACCTGCAGTATCCAGTGGCGTATCAAGGCGATACGGGGAGTCTTAATTGGGAGATCGCTCCGGGGGTGGTGCTACCCGTCAACGAGAACGGGCGCAAAGTTTTTGTGGAGGCGGTAGACGACGGGTCCGGCGGAAACCTTTCCCTCTTTAAACTTTTAAGCGATTTGAGCGGGGCGTTGAAAAGCGGCGATTACGGCCAGGTGGAGGCCAGCCTCGGTAAATTCGACCAGGCCATCGACCACTTGTTAAACATCCGCGCCGCCTTGGGCGCCAAGAGCAACCGCATGGAGATGGCCATGTCCCGCCTTAACGACACCCAGATCGGCCTTACCACCACCATGTCCAAGCTGGAAGACGTGGACCTGGCCGAAACGGTAATGAACTACAAAAACCGGGAGAACGTCTACCTGGCTTCCCTGGCTACCGGGGCCATGGTCCTGCAGCCGAGCCTCATCGACTACCTGCGCTGA
- a CDS encoding IPT/TIG domain-containing protein — protein MGVKLLRVKIKPLFVVLLAAVAVFFSWGNNAAAAAAPLITSITPANGPMTGGTWVTVNGSYFAPGAQVYFDDEPALEVTFSSSSKLLVKTPPRATSGKVDVKVVNPDGQQYMKVAAFLYDPVVTEVITGEEGRTGSTTGGQWITVKGSGFQNNLILYIGSNPATQVTVSADGQTITALTPPGTVGKVAVKVVNPDGGTGILPATDANTFTYRLSQPEITAVSPASGTWLGGTEVTISGKELSPSGVVRFGGVPATIKQANDITSLVVITPRGSVGLQDVTITNPDGQTSPVTSATKFEFIATPVIDAVTPNYGSPQGGTEVTITGSNFPPAGQIGVTFGGRAAVVQEVGAGYIKVITPENAPGTVAVTVYDTSNPEKSYTVLKGFTYITEKSSPVITAITPNAGSKDGGTEVTITGSDFRSGVDVPLKVKFGSVYAAQVTVKSTTELLVVAPPSTVTGPVDVTVENPDGGKATYPYGFTYLAPERVLLITGITPNRGSMEGGTPVVVNGANFLDPADPSVADIELTIGGNPVKNLTWDAASKAYRGVTPAGYGTQDVVLLIKRWQDGILITEKALLPGGFTYVVPQSKPQITAIDPAGGPLSGGTLIHIYGSDFRAPQAGETVQVYIGSLPASGVQVVSSTEITAVTPKATSTGLYDVTVINPDLATAVLPNAFTYVSSTMTIVSVTPDKGPVDRETMITITGANFNQDRDETGMVYLVVELGTAEEGYLPATGVVVSDDGATITALTPRFTAGTKDVVVRNHFGSVTLPGAFTYYVPSSKPEIAGVYPATGPTTGGTPITIYGDRFQSKASVTIGGRMATGVEVVSPAEIRAVTPAGQPGRQDIVVTNPDGGTAALAAGFTYVSHPVVKNVTPSRGSVAGGTIVTLQGADFYPGMQVYFGSITEVVYGNVGGSMVWQVPASDVQVIDTQTARVRLPAWSESVAFQNGARVDIAVVNSDAVLTSDGGSFIAHDIFTYYQPLTSPRVDEVTPNFGPVQGGNEVLLSGDGFQPDVKVYFGWEEARVLEVTPNFIRVSAPTNEAGLYDITVVNVYDTGVFIKEDAYEYRQPLTAPKITGVFPSMGPAGGGTLLTISGAYFWPGVRVFIGNNEAFLYVDAAGQIVPKEQGVQSVVPLVTAGGTIIYVHTPEGPKVGENYIAGPVDVIVVNPDGGSAILKGGFTYKLPDSRPVITGVSPDRGTVKGGTPVTITGSDFREELKVYFGGKEAVVNKIDPGAIEVVTPAHDAGTVDVTVVNKDGGVATAYRAFTYLVPGSEPVVKSIDPGAGSVLGGTRVTIGGEDFREGVKVYFGGTEALEVVRVDYKTVTAVTPPHVAGTVDVTVVNPDAGSYTLRRAFTYQGTVPRIDAVAPERGPQEGGIKVVIRGADFLAPVQVYFGTAAAASATVVENGTMIEVTLPAAPQGRLGAVDVKVVNGDGAEAVKEKAFTYVVPDSRPVITGIEPSSGSTLGGNWVTITGEDFREGPQVFIGGQPVLEVKLIDGRTLRVKMPPHSEGPKDVTVTNYDGGTCTLAAAYTYKTPESQPVINKVEPARGPHVGGTAITVTGLDFRQGVKLYIGGAPALNVVRVDYKTITAVTPAGSVGPADVTVVNPDEGTFTLPKGFTFYYVEAPVVTAVTPNEGPATGGTAIQISGQKFAKGAMVSIGGVLAPDVKWVNDSLITATTPPGSIGWQEVRVVNPDGGWGALANGFHYLKPRGVPATPTGFRAWSINDGQGLELTWDAAEFANYYEIWAAESPGGPYRFFARTKDTTFYSDDLPGERELYFRVRAVNEFGYSEFSEDDYAATAESTDEESGGYYEDLKITSGRDGVEAVIKEAALLAGDYRVDLSTYGGSRPRYVVRVAAAAATAAKGSLSIGMGEINLTVPAAALREVYRSTLGGAAQDDAWVEIVVEDRGQGEAEALLKGLPAGGRVASRVWGVQMQGRMGARLYSLNYFPGGGLLIFNTPGVLSPAIYASTAFSAAWQPVTSAYTPRAARILLAGKYALIDLGGK, from the coding sequence TTGGGCGTCAAACTATTGCGCGTAAAAATAAAGCCTCTGTTTGTTGTGCTACTGGCGGCGGTAGCCGTCTTTTTTTCCTGGGGGAATAATGCGGCGGCGGCCGCAGCGCCGCTGATAACCAGCATTACCCCGGCGAACGGGCCGATGACCGGCGGGACGTGGGTGACCGTCAACGGCTCCTACTTTGCCCCAGGGGCCCAAGTCTATTTTGACGACGAACCGGCTTTAGAAGTAACCTTCAGCAGCTCTAGTAAATTGCTGGTCAAGACGCCGCCGCGGGCGACGTCGGGTAAAGTGGACGTCAAAGTGGTCAACCCCGACGGCCAGCAGTACATGAAGGTGGCTGCCTTTCTTTACGACCCGGTGGTCACGGAAGTCATCACCGGGGAAGAAGGGCGTACCGGCAGCACCACCGGCGGCCAGTGGATAACCGTCAAAGGCAGTGGCTTTCAGAACAATCTTATTCTCTACATCGGCAGCAACCCGGCCACGCAAGTCACCGTCTCCGCCGACGGCCAGACCATTACCGCCCTGACGCCGCCGGGTACGGTGGGCAAAGTAGCGGTGAAGGTGGTCAACCCCGACGGGGGCACGGGGATTCTTCCGGCGACGGATGCCAATACCTTCACTTACCGTTTGAGCCAGCCGGAGATAACCGCTGTTTCTCCCGCCAGCGGCACCTGGCTGGGGGGCACGGAAGTCACGATTTCCGGTAAGGAGCTGAGCCCCTCCGGCGTCGTGCGCTTTGGCGGGGTGCCGGCAACAATCAAGCAGGCCAACGACATCACTTCCCTGGTGGTTATTACCCCGCGCGGTTCTGTGGGCCTGCAGGACGTGACCATCACCAACCCCGACGGCCAGACCAGCCCAGTTACCAGCGCGACGAAATTTGAATTCATCGCCACCCCTGTCATCGATGCCGTGACGCCCAATTACGGCAGCCCCCAGGGGGGCACGGAAGTGACCATAACGGGCAGCAACTTCCCGCCCGCTGGGCAGATCGGGGTCACCTTCGGCGGCAGGGCGGCCGTTGTCCAAGAGGTGGGCGCGGGCTATATCAAGGTTATCACCCCGGAAAACGCCCCCGGCACGGTGGCCGTGACTGTTTACGATACCAGCAATCCCGAAAAATCTTATACGGTGCTTAAGGGTTTTACCTATATTACCGAAAAGAGCAGCCCCGTCATTACCGCCATCACCCCCAACGCCGGCAGTAAAGACGGGGGTACGGAAGTGACCATCACGGGGAGCGATTTTCGTTCCGGTGTCGACGTGCCGCTAAAGGTGAAATTCGGCAGCGTCTACGCCGCCCAGGTGACGGTCAAGAGCACGACCGAGCTGTTAGTCGTCGCCCCGCCCAGCACCGTGACCGGGCCCGTGGACGTGACGGTGGAAAACCCCGACGGCGGTAAGGCTACATACCCTTACGGTTTTACCTATCTAGCGCCGGAGCGTGTCCTTTTAATCACCGGTATCACCCCCAACCGGGGGTCCATGGAAGGCGGTACTCCGGTGGTGGTTAACGGCGCCAACTTCCTCGACCCGGCGGATCCTTCCGTGGCAGATATAGAGCTCACCATCGGCGGCAATCCGGTGAAAAACCTTACATGGGACGCGGCGAGCAAAGCGTACCGGGGCGTCACTCCCGCCGGATACGGCACCCAGGATGTTGTTTTATTGATTAAACGCTGGCAGGATGGCATTTTAATAACGGAAAAGGCCCTACTTCCCGGCGGCTTTACCTATGTCGTGCCCCAGAGCAAACCGCAAATCACGGCCATCGATCCGGCGGGCGGACCATTATCAGGCGGGACACTTATCCACATTTACGGCAGCGACTTCCGGGCGCCCCAGGCTGGGGAGACGGTCCAGGTCTACATCGGCAGCCTGCCGGCAAGCGGCGTTCAGGTAGTTAGCTCTACGGAGATCACCGCCGTTACGCCCAAAGCGACCAGTACCGGACTTTACGACGTTACGGTCATCAACCCCGACCTGGCCACGGCCGTTTTGCCCAACGCCTTTACCTATGTGTCCAGCACCATGACCATCGTCAGCGTGACCCCCGATAAAGGCCCGGTTGATAGGGAGACCATGATTACCATTACCGGCGCCAATTTCAACCAGGACAGGGACGAAACCGGCATGGTTTACCTCGTAGTAGAACTGGGCACCGCGGAAGAAGGGTACCTGCCAGCTACGGGTGTAGTCGTGAGCGATGATGGTGCCACCATCACGGCTTTAACGCCCAGATTTACCGCCGGCACCAAAGACGTAGTGGTACGTAACCATTTCGGCAGCGTTACCCTCCCCGGGGCTTTTACCTATTACGTACCGTCCAGCAAGCCAGAAATCGCCGGGGTGTATCCGGCCACGGGACCAACCACCGGCGGCACGCCCATAACTATTTACGGCGACAGGTTCCAATCTAAAGCCAGTGTCACTATCGGCGGCAGGATGGCTACCGGGGTAGAAGTGGTGAGCCCGGCGGAAATCCGCGCCGTAACGCCTGCCGGGCAGCCGGGCCGGCAGGACATCGTGGTCACAAATCCCGACGGCGGTACGGCGGCCCTGGCGGCAGGGTTCACCTACGTCAGCCACCCGGTGGTAAAAAACGTCACCCCATCCCGGGGAAGCGTTGCCGGCGGCACCATCGTCACCCTCCAGGGCGCGGACTTTTATCCGGGCATGCAGGTTTACTTTGGCAGCATAACGGAAGTGGTCTACGGTAACGTCGGCGGCAGCATGGTCTGGCAGGTGCCGGCCTCCGACGTCCAGGTGATTGACACGCAGACGGCCAGAGTCCGCCTGCCGGCGTGGTCGGAAAGCGTCGCATTTCAAAACGGCGCCAGGGTAGACATCGCGGTGGTAAACAGCGATGCCGTTTTAACCTCTGACGGCGGTAGCTTTATCGCCCACGACATCTTTACATATTACCAGCCCCTGACCTCCCCGCGGGTGGACGAGGTGACACCCAATTTCGGACCCGTCCAGGGTGGCAATGAAGTCCTTTTGAGCGGCGACGGCTTCCAGCCCGATGTGAAGGTCTACTTCGGCTGGGAAGAGGCCCGTGTACTGGAGGTGACCCCCAACTTTATCCGGGTGAGTGCCCCGACGAATGAAGCGGGCCTGTACGACATCACGGTGGTAAACGTCTACGACACGGGCGTTTTTATAAAAGAAGACGCATACGAGTACCGCCAGCCCCTGACCGCACCCAAGATCACCGGCGTTTTCCCATCCATGGGCCCGGCCGGGGGCGGGACCCTTCTGACCATCAGCGGCGCCTACTTCTGGCCCGGGGTGCGGGTATTTATCGGCAACAACGAGGCCTTCCTTTACGTCGACGCCGCGGGCCAGATTGTGCCAAAAGAGCAGGGGGTGCAGAGCGTCGTTCCCCTAGTGACCGCAGGGGGAACCATCATTTACGTACATACCCCGGAAGGACCGAAGGTTGGTGAAAACTACATCGCCGGGCCGGTGGACGTGATTGTCGTCAATCCCGACGGCGGCAGCGCCATCCTGAAGGGAGGCTTCACCTATAAGCTGCCCGACAGCCGCCCGGTTATTACCGGCGTCAGTCCGGACCGCGGTACAGTAAAGGGCGGTACGCCCGTGACCATTACCGGCAGCGATTTCCGCGAAGAACTTAAAGTCTATTTCGGCGGTAAGGAGGCCGTCGTCAACAAAATCGATCCAGGGGCCATCGAGGTGGTAACGCCGGCCCACGACGCCGGTACGGTGGACGTGACGGTGGTCAACAAGGACGGCGGCGTGGCTACGGCCTATCGAGCCTTTACCTACCTTGTGCCGGGCAGCGAGCCGGTAGTAAAGAGCATAGACCCCGGTGCGGGCAGCGTCCTGGGCGGCACTAGGGTGACCATCGGCGGCGAGGATTTCCGTGAGGGTGTCAAAGTCTACTTCGGCGGCACGGAAGCTTTAGAAGTGGTCCGGGTCGATTACAAGACCGTTACGGCCGTCACCCCGCCCCACGTAGCAGGGACGGTCGACGTGACGGTGGTCAACCCCGACGCTGGCTCTTATACCCTGCGCCGGGCCTTTACCTATCAGGGCACGGTGCCCCGCATCGACGCCGTGGCGCCGGAGCGCGGGCCCCAGGAAGGCGGCATCAAGGTGGTCATCCGCGGCGCCGACTTCTTGGCACCTGTGCAGGTCTATTTCGGTACGGCAGCGGCCGCAAGCGCTACGGTGGTGGAGAACGGCACCATGATCGAGGTGACCCTTCCGGCCGCGCCCCAGGGACGTCTTGGGGCAGTGGATGTTAAGGTGGTCAACGGCGACGGCGCGGAAGCCGTAAAGGAAAAGGCCTTTACCTATGTGGTGCCCGACAGCCGGCCGGTCATCACCGGGATTGAACCGTCCAGTGGCAGCACCCTGGGTGGCAACTGGGTCACCATCACCGGTGAGGACTTCCGCGAGGGCCCCCAGGTGTTCATCGGCGGCCAACCGGTTCTGGAAGTAAAGCTAATCGACGGGCGGACGCTGCGGGTGAAGATGCCGCCCCACAGCGAAGGACCCAAGGACGTTACCGTGACAAATTACGACGGCGGTACCTGCACCCTGGCGGCGGCCTATACCTATAAAACCCCGGAGAGCCAGCCCGTGATTAATAAAGTGGAACCGGCCCGCGGTCCCCATGTTGGCGGCACGGCCATCACCGTTACCGGCCTAGACTTCCGCCAGGGGGTAAAGCTCTACATCGGCGGGGCGCCGGCTCTAAACGTGGTGCGGGTGGATTATAAAACCATCACGGCGGTGACTCCGGCGGGCAGCGTCGGCCCGGCCGACGTGACGGTGGTCAATCCCGATGAAGGCACCTTCACCCTGCCCAAAGGCTTTACCTTCTATTATGTGGAGGCCCCGGTAGTTACCGCCGTGACACCCAACGAGGGCCCGGCCACCGGCGGCACGGCCATCCAGATCAGCGGCCAAAAGTTTGCCAAAGGGGCCATGGTCAGCATCGGCGGCGTTTTGGCACCGGATGTAAAATGGGTTAACGACTCTTTGATTACCGCCACAACCCCTCCCGGCAGCATCGGCTGGCAGGAGGTCCGGGTGGTAAACCCCGACGGCGGTTGGGGCGCTCTGGCGAACGGCTTTCACTACCTCAAACCCCGGGGGGTGCCGGCGACGCCCACGGGCTTTAGGGCCTGGTCCATAAACGACGGCCAGGGTCTTGAATTAACCTGGGACGCGGCGGAGTTCGCCAATTACTACGAGATCTGGGCGGCGGAATCCCCCGGCGGGCCCTACAGGTTTTTTGCCCGCACAAAGGATACGACCTTTTACAGCGATGACCTGCCCGGAGAAAGGGAGTTATACTTCCGCGTTAGGGCGGTTAACGAGTTCGGCTACTCGGAATTCAGCGAAGATGACTATGCTGCGACGGCAGAAAGTACCGATGAAGAAAGCGGCGGCTATTATGAGGACTTAAAAATCACAAGCGGACGCGACGGTGTTGAGGCGGTCATAAAAGAGGCGGCCCTTTTGGCCGGGGATTACCGCGTGGACCTTTCCACTTACGGCGGCTCCCGCCCCAGATACGTAGTCAGGGTGGCGGCGGCTGCGGCCACCGCGGCCAAGGGCAGCCTTAGCATCGGCATGGGTGAAATCAACCTGACGGTTCCGGCCGCGGCTTTAAGAGAGGTCTACCGCAGCACCCTGGGTGGTGCCGCTCAAGATGATGCCTGGGTGGAAATAGTCGTTGAGGACCGGGGACAGGGCGAGGCGGAAGCCCTTTTAAAGGGCCTGCCGGCCGGAGGTCGGGTGGCGTCCCGGGTATGGGGCGTCCAAATGCAGGGAAGAATGGGCGCCCGGCTTTATTCCTTGAACTATTTCCCCGGCGGCGGCCTGCTCATCTTCAATACCCCCGGCGTCCTCAGTCCCGCTATATATGCCAGCACGGCCTTTAGCGCCGCTTGGCAGCCCGTGACGAGCGCCTATACGCCGCGGGCGGCACGTATCCTCTTAGCCGGCAAATACGCCCTGATCGATTTGGGGGGTAAATGA